In the genome of Candidatus Sysuiplasma jiujiangense, the window GCTACCTGACAGTCAGCCTTCCGACAGGCATAGGCTATGCAAGAAATTTCCTTATCGTCAGAGCTTCGGACGCACTCATAGCAATCGACGGTTCAAACGGCACGCTTTCCGAGGCTTCATTCGCCGTTGCCGAGGGGAAATCAGTGATTTCCATCGATGGCTTTGAACTTAAAAGAGGCAAACCGCAGGAGGGAAGATTCATAATGGTTGAATCTGCCGCAGAAGCCGTGGATGCAGCACTTGAGGAAGCAGCACAGTACCGGGATAAATATGCAGACGGCAGAATGCAGTTATGACTGTATGAGTACTATTTATGCAACAACTCCATACATTTTCCCAAGCAAATCCGGAGTGATAGTTTGGATGATGGTACGGGATTTGACCTTGCCGAAAAAGCAGTTGAACAGGCCTCCAGGCCCGGGATTAGATATGTCGGTGTCACCTACAGGAAGAGCAGAACCCTGAGGATGCTCTTCAGAAACGGTTCTCTTTCCGTCATATCCCCCGATACGGATTATGGAATTGCTGTCCGCGTCGCAACAGCATCCGGCATCGGTTTCGCAGCCACCGGCAGCTTGAAATCGGATCAAGTCAGGCGTGCTGTCTCAGCTGCAATTTCGATGGCAAACGCGTGTAAAAGCAGTTCTGCCGATCTTGCCACTGGCCGATCGGAACACGCGGAGTGGACCGTGGATGTGAAGATGCCTTTCGACTCGATTGATGAGCGTTCCAAAATAGGTATGGTTGCAGATCTCGACAGGAAGATAGCGGCCTCCGTGGATCTGCGTTCCTTCAGGCAGATATTCCTGACGGAACGGAATGAAACCAAATTTTATGCCGATTCCGAGGGAACAAGAATCACGGGCAGGGATCCCAAGCTTGTTGTGACCTATTTTGTGCGTGTT includes:
- a CDS encoding TIGR00725 family protein gives rise to the protein MYNIGIIGGSDPEEKYLGIALNVGKLLAARGAIVVCGGLSGVMESAAKGAFESGGLTVGILPGFHPSEGNSYLTVSLPTGIGYARNFLIVRASDALIAIDGSNGTLSEASFAVAEGKSVISIDGFELKRGKPQEGRFIMVESAAEAVDAALEEAAQYRDKYADGRMQL